In Bombus huntii isolate Logan2020A chromosome 3, iyBomHunt1.1, whole genome shotgun sequence, a single genomic region encodes these proteins:
- the LOC126863588 gene encoding intermembrane lipid transfer protein VPS13A-like isoform X1, translating into MFEGAIAAFLNRLLGKYIEDLDTEQFNVGIFSGDTCLTDLKLKPEALYQFGLPIKVEIGLIGRIVLKIPWSGLFSQPIILCIEDIYIVAVPAAYGPYDAEVQKKLIRAEKKKILEDLKEDEAFKTELFDNLLASVTKNFQISINNVHIRYEEKLNGSLCACGVCIQSISVMTTNSKWKPGVCASNLSTIYQLIRAESLSIYMDYDTESALTSTQCDWNMFSLLAWKSTMHRALQTFGMKNKEFQFLLKPFTAKIKVIIHKGNETQTSRMLVDIVLHDVAMQVSKAQYITFCHLYNSLSRAIINKPYIKYRPNDNVKENPTAWWKYAYNSILDYNIRPYTWSRVSEHRKNYRKYKEACLQNLLRPNDTELKLDLQKYEDCLTILNMVIAREHAKQELKNKTIEEKHQSMNTSISLQNVLENTTLIKEVQNNDTQGQQIKPSLHHITNDSGRKIKLEKLPQPIDYKFNFTLANCCLSLLSYNREILVVTITQLLTSVEIRPLMSAFKVSARAESFVIEGVSAEGDLVPLITVDNILTGNVSTNFLAVDFEKNGENVDPTFDISIKLEAIEVTYYHHAMIEIIQFFKLNNSDMQTTILWTYKLYEYIKRNYLVLVDNIVSQTLRINFKVDIKGPYIIFPEQGSIQKGGHILVMDFGNMSLSNELQSINLQLEDATLMELEELLYDRIHIEFSGAQILFCHSGDDWRSARKKKDSEYHFLPKIQATTTISCSIKPEYHQLPRIKINVSISSIKFNLSENKIRLIAHFLNLLLLAYQQNVEKYRGNMKQYACKENLNKIFISMKDLKNVQRSVCLSSIEMIQNKITHVSKELLTNHVQKLDRSVVSSEVSEEDLELLSKTISLSGFDDNVSPYNHINFLLRFAIGELSVHLGIIHYGREEPYLNLRLHGLYCETAIMEYGPAVQFGVGSILLVDKTNAGVTGSYLELISTEEPHEVFIISYRKVKSNCPDFKSHFKSIERSLVVNILNININLHRPAVLKIREYWYNLANIFENNNLLDFAESICYKIAHWKTKEDDPPIPPGAIKLNYSARLSALVVRFCDKDLDLIEIQVLGLENDCIYNANERMVLRVHLRHLSIEDLSEDTLYSKILTTEEDKVFDLKYVRHMPRLYTCSDIDTKQDDVMSDGTFKLSIGRMNCVLICKILYDLKYFLAPFTSTYFLQFKKYLVKKLMNGIGEFKKSATKLHIFIDIQGPIFLLPQRKEVPSLLVLNTGALSVENFFKKSDHSTLSIKIPSSDSNQVIIDNILVKLNNMTVSRAIMTLSRDLEIQEPIVEPVHIRFDIKRKTEYRSAMEFQTYGLFNIQGSMDFAYINLSQRDLKSSILVWKDNISKIILFKDTYYNETQSAMMSQLKKFSNEEAMVKKLEDFLTHNENSVCEINTKLSLEGLQLNLFLDSEEVLSSPVRDLNHGLCRLMFGEIINTYAFYSDRSLKMKLSLQSCLLQDTRKDSQTIRKIIQSPARQIGMQPESCISISMSPIVDVTYTRTPAGEKCYDALIQEVRINLSVPFVMHLTRYIMDSFPGDQVDEGIINHGYENNSSTTNRDVTTTEKNKLKYAQYFTEEPDATVSVRIHKPEILLFGDLKANNAHMILLQAEMSIESSRHSCSSSIVYTLTDVRAKSKKQGNYSHHIPFWLLCPCDIEICRKEEAPEFNVNYIVAVNKIDVHVSAEIIHTFINILNEATSFIDSINVKLEDRFANQDFNMHTNLWTPKKISNVPYKKLHDDDSHLIYECNDRVVTFNVKPLILCLLLEIEYAMERFSVIKMESTITISINDWFNDFNLESNVKIHAFCYNMDYKNWEPLIDLCSEDDMNYKPWEFTIKMRHGEAFMINSNSTDSYQHIKQDASKVKKKSFRNIDQDVTDMVFITPDHLNVAKSSETEMYSTYEEDSDTDDEEGQKKLTRTSNYLFNSNSSGDEDSDSDDTSTNEDEGLELTPECNADSFGPLGRESIKSNDTAVYIIVSTEEKLNVVITPNLIIVVDIIMNAFKQATSGIPIVPTSMKKLNLQNDIGHESRIELLVPDENNENATRIIVSQDYHDISPSASIPSSPEAEPHSGLTSPQLVDNEMDFADPDTNLQNHSMPMQEIFEKDSSISIYKTITGEVLRIIFKGFEDVLVYCPKRQGCNLIPLRPIRHDVRYHLIIEATINNYLYRTITVRSPLLFRNETSYALGLYYKKSLLDKLGLTCIGKPTNPFDDNIRMTIIEPDSTYSIPLYIAYHFPIYILPAYLEKYQVSEEGIYWKELSATINVIKDICCKMKDDESNSVFYVKVSCNEIPVIAKSSCHVPNYLINIYPPFIFNNQLPFVIDVYIPAINYEVKIEPGERINMHSLSCNIDVQFTFKIQNYLGAYWTGTTKLNTNLGKKFVVMNADSELESAKPFLLCIELCKITSWHIVIQSQYWMINKSGLPLYIQECYSHIINEIPEEELMVFSQKNNRKTTVRLRAHQSEWSLPFGLEGITSMSLIVCKDIERGRKYRILTEIESSRLSPNFTKIITFLPCFYITNKMKRTIRFMEENDQADLWNDLLSGQSLPFWPVTESMKMRIKWRNSQLVSQHFGITHVGKTVLRMDNGSAVSVEIKGGINSPYHVTFQKYMAGDIPLRIDNFCDDLFLKISQCNLGQVVLINPFQSLLYTWDDPTKSRELIWNVYNNKRTGYNARFERDGYGQEIVPLVIIDNSNSRVSSTSSIKSQNNKLTWLESKSGSFNNESNDCDNDIKSPMLKNAQENKTVVYWVSYMEGNQRILLFTQQETVFLKAKSIVDPEPSKKEVFLSFAGIGISIITKSNENLKELVYANITDSAAHWELYFDKRWKSLSLELSAWIESKYVNSCKKAQLENFIDVDLVKMHMTKPFFGKLRRTYSPGIWLHCRKSMSLTYLQGYVHRIQVDNQIRNTTFPVILYSNLQKSIIKYAGNHKLKHCIEFTCLKQRKLNYNVYKNICVIVREFDLNLQEGFLLSLIDLIPKKPETKYSIAAKLRKDVSTIHILPSNKANNKTTVKRNNVIEHMYISPILIRLILLADTERPNIYNISDIADYKNIVRFIFEYSEKGGSEKHAEFRLPYYERNFIAINTKEILFDLSRSYVAQTMQQFHVLIRSTTVLGNQCGYNFRSPGDNFYESNTLILCGDEIAEKLSYEVACQLGYATPDTTQISVFNFNIEPRIVKMKEPCIQNKDVPPLNLSIRTSFATEIELETCSLVTAFISSIHQEELKYFFKTLGKKTSIFFNTESSSLKAYSKVIADIIKRAQEIGHKFISRIRLPRYINPYKGVEIFSMHKAKGMHLLSVINKNPGIETDTYWAHTILSNDGKHIALVSLQRLYFIEKGCTWGSLNVKWTLETHQLLSPPTVVNNKLILHVNKNEGTLSPMIDWYLESEATDILEWLCQKINIAMILNMENSICSKQVV; encoded by the exons ATGTTCGAAGGTGCCATAGCGGCGTTCTTGAATCGGCTTTTGGGGAAGTATATCGAGGATTTAGATACCGAACAGTTCAACGTTGGTATCTTTTCTGGCGATACTTGCCTTACCGATCTTAAATTAAAACCTGAAGCTCTG TATCAATTTGGTCTGCCTATTAAAGTGGAAATTGGTCTAATAGGAAGGATTGTTTTAAAGATACCATGGTCTGGATTATTTTCTCAGCCAATTATTCTTTGTATCGAG GATATTTATATAGTGGCTGTGCCTGCTGCTTATGGTCCATATGATGCAGAAGTACAAAAGAAGTTGATAAGggcagaaaaaaagaaaatattagaaGATTTAAAGGAAGATGAAGCGTTCAAAACAG aattatttgataatttgCTGGCATCTGTGAcaaaaaatttccaaattagTATAAATAATGTACATATTAGATATGAAGAAAAGCTAAATGGATCTCTATGTGCTTGTGGTGTCTGTATTCAAAGTATATCAGTTATGACTACAAATag TAAATGGAAACCTGGTGTTTGTGCTAGTAATTTGAGTACAATTTACCAATTAATAAGGGCAGAATCCTTAAGCATATATATGGATTATGACACAGAATCTGCTCTTACAAGCACACAATGCGATTGGAATATGTTCAGTCTTCTAGCATGGAAAAGTACAATGCACAGAGCTTTACAAACCTTTGGTATGAAGAACAAAGAGTTCCAATTTT TACTAAAACCATTCACTGCAAAGATAAAAGTAATTATACATAAAGGTAATGAGACACAAACATCTCGCATGTTGGTTGATATTGTCCTTCATGATGTGGCAATGCAAGTTTCCAAAGCGCAATATATTACTTTTTGTCATCTTTATAATTCGTTGTCACGTGCGATAATCAATAA accatatataaaatatcgtccAAACGATAATGTAAAGGAAAATCCAACAGCTTGGTGGAAGTATGCTTACAATTCCATTTTAGATTACAATATAAGACCCTATACATGGTCAAGGGTTAGTGAACACAGGAAAAACTACAGAAAGTATAAAGAAGCATGCTTGCAGAACTTGTTGCGACCAAATGATACAGAACTAAAACTGgatttacaaaaatatgaagATTGTCTGACTATTTTAAACATGGTAATAGCTAGAGAGCATGCTAAGCaggaattgaaaaataaaacgattgaAGAGAAACATCAAAGTATGAATACCAGTATTTCATTACAAAATGTACTAGAAAACACAACATTGATTAAAGAAGTACAAAATAATGATACACAAGGACAACAAATTAAACCATCATTGCATCATATTACTAATGATTCAGGAAGGAAGATAAAACTGGAAAAACTACCCCAACCAATAG attataaattcaattttactTTAGCAAACTGCTGTTTGAGTCTTTTAAGCTATAATAGAGAAATTCTTGTTGTAACTATAACTCAGCTCTTAACCAGTGTTGAAATACGTCCTCTGATGTCTGCTTTCAAAGTGTCTGCCCGAGCTGAGAGTTTTGTAATCGAAGGCGTTTCTGCAGAAGGTGACCTAGTGCCATTAATCACGGTCGACAATATTTTGACAG GGAATGTATCAACTAACTTTTTGGCAGTAGATTTTGAAAAGAATGGGGAAAACGTGGATCCAACTTTCGACATTTCTATAAAGCTGGAAGCTATAGAAGTGACTTATtatcat CATGCCAtgatagaaattattcaatttttcaaacttaATAATTCGGATATGCAAACGACAATTTTGTGGACGTATAAATTGTacgaatatataaaaagaaattatctGGTTTTGGTAGATAATATTGTTTCTCAAACGCTTCGGATTAATTTCAAAGTAGACATTAAAGGACCATACATCATATTTCCTGAACAAGGATCGATACAGAA AGGCGGACATATCCTTGTCATGGATTTTGGTAATATGAGTTTGTCTAATGAACTACAGTCTATAAACTTGCAACTTGAAGATGCGACACTTATGGAATTGGAAGAATTACTTTACGACAGAATACATATTGAATTTTCTGGAGCACAAATACTATTTTGTCATTCAG gAGATGATTGGAGGTCAGctagaaaaaagaaggattCTGAGTATCATTTTTTACCAAAGATACAAGCAACTACAACTATTTCATGTAGTATAAAACCAGaataccatcagttaccaag aattAAAATCAATGTGTCCATTTCgagtataaaatttaatttatcagaaaataaaatacgactGATTGCTCATTTCTTGAATTTATTACTATTGGCATATCAACAGAATGTAGAGAAGTACAGGGGCAATATGAAACAATATGCTTGTAAAGAAAACTTGAACAAAATTTTCATATCGATGAAAGACCTTAAAAATGTGCAACGTAGCGTATGTCTGTCATCGATTgaaatgatacaaaataaaatcacGCATGTGTCTAAGGAACTTTTGACGAATCATGTTCAAAAACTCGATAG AAGTGTTGTGTCTTCTGAAGTCAGTGAAGAAGACTTGGAATTACTATCAAAGACAATAAGTCTGTCTGGATTCGATGACAACGTATCTCCATATAATCACATAAATTTCTTGTTGAGATTTGCTATTGGAGAG CTGTCAGTTCATTTGGGAATTATTCATTATGGAAGAGAAGAACCTTACTTGAATTTAAGATTGCATGGGTTGTATTGCGAAACCGCGATAATGGAGTATGGACCTGCTGTACAATTTGGTGTAGGATCTATTCTTTTAGTAGATAAAACAAATGCTGGAGTAACTGGATCATATTTAGAATTAATATCTACTGAAGAGCCACACGAAgtttttattatatcgtatCGTAAG GTCAAATCGAACTGTCCTGATTTCAAATCCCACTTCAAAAGTATTGAACGATCTCTTGTCGTAAATATATTGAACATCAATATAAATCTCCACAGACCTGCAGTATTGAAAATACGAGAATACTGGTATAATTTGGCTAA CATTTTTGAAAACAATAATCTTCTCGACTTCGCGGAGAGTATATGCTACAAAATTGCACAttggaaaacgaaagaagacgATCCACCTATCCCACCTg gTGCTATCAAATTGAATTATTCTGCTCGACTAAGCGCTTTAGTGGTAAGATTTTGCGATAAGGATTTAGatttaatagaaatacaaGTCTTGGGACTGGAAAACGATTGCATTTACAATGCTAATGAAAGAATGGTATTGCGTGTACATCTTAGACATCTATCGATTGAAGATTTGAGCGAGGATACACTTTATTCTAAA aTTTTAACTACAGAGGAGGATAAGGTTTTTGATTTAAAATACGTGAGACATATGCCAAGATTATACACATGTTCGGACATCGATACAAAGCAAGATGATGTAATGTCGGATGGAACATTTAAGCTTTCCATTGGAAGAATGAATTGTGTACTTATTTGCAAAATTCTGTATGATTTGAAG TATTTTTTAGCGCCATTTACTTCTACGTATTTCTTGCAATTTAAGAAATACTTAGTTAAGAAACTCATGAATGGGATTGGAGAATTCAAAAAAAGTGCAACGAAATTgcatatatttattgatattcaAGGTCCCATATTTTTGTTGCCACAGCGTAAAGAAGTTCCAAGTCTGTTGGTATTAAATACAGGTGCACTATCAGTTGAAAATTTCTTCAAGAAGAGTGATCATTCTACTCTAAGTATTAAAATACCCAGCAGTGACTCAAACCAagtaataattgataatattctagtaaaattaaataatatgacTGTGTCCAGGGCAATTATGACACTCAGTCGTGATCTAGAAATCCAA GAACCAATTGTCGAACCGGTACATATTCGTtttgatattaaaagaaaaacagaataTCGCAGTGCAATGGAATTTCAAACATATGggttatttaatatacaaggTTCTATGGATTTTGCATATATTAATTTGAGCCAAAGAGATTTAAAGTCTAGTATACTAGTGTGGAAAGACAACATAtccaaaattattttattcaaagatACATATTATAACGAAACGCAATCTGCAATGATGAgccaattaaaaaaatttagtaATGAAGAAGCAATGGTAAAGAAATTGGAAGATTTTCTCACACATAATGAAAATTCTGTATGTGAAATTAATACCAAATTAAGCTTAGAAGGGTTGCAgttaaatttgtttttagATTCAGAGGAG gTATTAAGTTCACCCGTTCGTGATTTGAATCACGGCTTATGTAGACTAATGTTCGGAGAGATAATTAATACATATGCGTTTTACAGTGATAGAAGTTTAAAGATGAAATTATCTCTTCAAAGTTGTCTTTTGCAAGATACTCGAAAAGATTCTCAGACTATCAGAAA GATAATTCAATCGCCAGCAAGACAAATAGGAATGCAACCTGAATCTTGTATATCCATTTCAATGTCTCCTATTGTTGATGTTACGTATACTCGTACGCCAGCTGGAGAAAAATGTTACGATGCACTTATTCAGGAAGTAAGAATAAACTTATCGGTACCATTCGTGATGCATCTGACTCGGTATATTATGGATTCTTTCCCGGGTGATCAAGTTGATGAAGGAATTATTAATCATGGATACGAAAATAATAGTTCTACAACA AACAGAGATGTTACTActacagaaaaaaataaattaaaatacgcTCAATATTTTACAGAAGAACCAG aTGCTACAGTATCTGTAAGGATACATAAGCCTGAGATTTTGCTTTTCGGAGATTTGAAAGCAAACAATGCACATATGATTTTATTACAAGCAGAAATGTCGATCGAGAGTAGTAGACATAGCTGCTCATCATCGATCGTTTATACATTAACTGACGTACGTGCCAAATCAAAGAAACAAGGGAATTACTCGCATCATATTCCCTTCTGGTTATTATGTCCCTGTGATATTGAAATTTGTAGAAAAGAAGAAGCACCTGAATTCAATGTCAATTATATTGTCGCAGTGAATAAAATTGATGTTCACGTCTCTGCAgaaattatacatacatttatCAAT ATATTGAATGAAGCTACAAGCTTTATAGATAGTATCAATGTGAAACTAGAAGACAGATTCGCAAATCAAGATTTTAACATGCACACTAATTTGTGGACACCAAAGAAAATTTCGAACGTACcatataaaaaattgcatGATG ATGATTCACATCTAATCTATGAATGTAACGATCGAGTGGTAACTTTTAATGTGAAACCATTAATACTATGTTTACTATTAGAGATAGAATATGCAATGGAACGATTTTCTGTTATAAAAATGGAGAGTACAATTACAATTTCTATTAATGATTGGTTCAATGATTTTAATCTAGAATCGAATGTAAAAATTCATGCATTCTGTTATAATATGGATTACAAAAATTGGGAACCTCTGATTGATTTGTGCTCAGAAGATGATATGAATTACAAACCATGGGAATTTACAATAAAG ATGCGTCATGGTGAAGCATTCAtgataaattcaaattcaacCGATTCATACCAACATATAAAACAGGATGCTTCAAAAGTCAAGAAAAAGAGTTTTAGAAATATTGATCAGGATGTTACAGATATGGTTTTTATAACTCCAGACCATTTAAATGTAGCAAAATCAAGTG AGACAGAAATGTATTCGACATATGAAGAAGACTCTGATACAGATGATGAAGAAGGACAGAAAAAGTTAACTAGAACTTCTAATTATTTGTTCAATAGTAACAGTAGTGGGGATGAGGACAGTGATAGTGATGACACCAGCACAAACGAAGATGAAGGATTAGAATTGACACCGGAGTGCAATGCGGATTCTT TTGGACCGCTCGGCCGCGAATCAATAAAATCAAACGATACAGCGGTATACATTATCGTATCAACGGAAGAAAAGCTCAATGTAGTAATTACGCCAAATTTAATTATCGTGGTAGATATTATCATGAACGCATTTAAACAAGCCACTAGTGGAATACCGATTGTACCTACTagtatgaaaaaattaaatcttcAAAACGATATTGGTCATGAGAGCCGAATAGAGCTTCTTGTTCCAGACGAA AATAACGAAAACGCAACTCGAATTATTGTCAGTCAAGATTACCATGATATTAGTCCATCTGCAAGTATTCCTAGCAGTCCAGAAGCGGAGCCTCATTCTGGACTTACAAGTCCGCAATTAGTTGACAATGAAATGGATTTTGCTGATCCTGACACAAATTTACAGAATCATTCAATGCCAATGCAGGAAATATTTGAGAAAGATTCTTCAATCAGTATATACAAAACAATTACTGGAGAAGTTTTACGAATCATTTTTAAAG GATTTGAGGATGTACTGGTATACTGTCCTAAAAGGCAGGGGTGTAATTTAATTCCACTCCGACCTATCAGACACGATGTGCGCTATCACCTGATCATAGAAGCTACTATTAATAATTACTTATATCGTACAATTACTGTACGATCACCTTTATTG tttCGCAATGAGACTTCGTACGCATTGGGTCTTTATTACAAGAAGTCATTGTTGGATAAATTGGGACTCACATGTATCGGTAAACCTACAAATCCTTTTGATGACAATATCAGGATGACAATCATCGAACCTGATTCCACTTATAGCATTCCTTTATACATAGCCTATCATTTTCCTATATATATACTGCCTGCTTATTTAGA AAAATATCAGGTAAGCGAGGAAGGAATTTACTGGAAAGAGCTAAGTGCAACAATAAATGTGATTAAGGATATATGTTGCAAAATGAAGGACGATGAAAGTAATTCTGTATTTTACGTCAAAGTTTCTTGTAATGAAATTCCAGTAATCGCGAAATCAAGTTGTCACGTACCGAATTATTTGATAAACATTTATCCTCCTTTTATTTTCAACAATCAACTACCATTCGTTATAGATGTTTATATACCTGCTATTAATTACGAAGTAAAAATTGAACCAGGGGAAAGAATAAACATGCACTCGTTGAGTTGTAATATTGATGTCCAATTTACTTTTAag ATTCAAAATTATTTGGGTGCATATTGGACTGGAACAACAAAACTGAACACGAACTTGGGGAAGAAATTTGTTGTTATGAACGCTGATAGCGAGCTAGAATCGGCAAAAccatttttattatgtatagAATTGTGTAAAATTACAAGTTGGCATATTGTTATTCAATCTCAATATTGGATGATAAATAAATCCGGACTACCTTTATACATTCAg GAATGCTACTCCCATATAATTAACGAGATACCAGAAGAAGAACTGATGGTGTTCTCTCAGAAGAATAATAGAAAGACTACAGTCAGATTGAGAGCTCATCAATCTGAATGGTCTTTGCCTTTTGGATTGGAAGGAATTACTTCCATGTCTTTGATTGTGTGCAAAGATatagaaagaggaagaaagtaCAGAATTCTAACAGAGATTGAAAGTTCTCGTCTTTCCCCTAACTTCACGAAGATTATCACGTTTCTTCCATGTTTCTATATTACTAACAAGATGAAAAGAACCATTAGATTTATGGAGGAAAATGATCAAGCAGATTTGTGGAATGATCTTCTTTCTGGACAAAGTTTACCATTTTGGCCGGTTACGGAATCAATGAAGATGAGAATAAAGTGGAGAAACAGTCAATTGGTATCACAACACTTTGGTATTACACATGTGGGGAAAACTGTATTAAGAATGGATAATGGA TCAGCAGTTAGTGTAGAAATCAAAGGTGGTATTAATTCTCCATATCATGTTACATTCCAAAAATACATGGCGGGTGATATACCTTTAAGGATAGACAACTTTTGCgatgatttatttttaaaaattagtcAGTGTAATTTGGGTCAAGTAGTTCTGATAAATCCATTCCAAAGTTTATTATATACATGGGACGATCCCACCAAGTCCAGAGAACTCATTTGGAATGTGTACAATAATAAAAGAACTGGATACAACGCAAGATTTGAAAgg GATGGATATGGACAAGAAATTGTACCACTTGTAATCATTGACAACTCTAACAGCAGAGTATCCTCTACTTCTTCAATTAAAtctcaaaacaataaattaactTGGTTGGAAAGCAAATCTGGAAGTTTTAATAACGAAAGCAATGATTGCGACAATGATATAAAGTCACCAATGTTGAAAAATGCACAGGAAAATAAAACGGTAGTTTATTGGGTCAGTTACATGGAAGGAAATCAAAGAATCTTGTTATTTACTCAACAGGAAACAGTTTTCTTAAAAGCGAAGAGTATAGTCGATCCTGAACCTAGTAAAAAGGAggtatttctttcttttgctGGTATTGGAATCAGTATT ATAACAAAATCTAATGAGAATCTAAAAGAATTAGTGTATGCTAACATAACAGATTCTGCAGCTCATTGGGAACTTTATTTTGACAAGAGATGGAAGAGTTTATCTTTAGAACTGAGTGCTTGGATAGAGAGCAAGTATGTAAAttcttgtaaaaaagcacagctagaaaatttcattgat GTTGATCTTGTAAAAATGCACATGACCAAACCGTTCTTCGGAAAATTAAGAAGGACCTATTCTCCAGGAATTTGGTTGCATTGCAGGAAGTCTATGTCACTCACTTATTTACAAGGCTATGTTCATAGGATACAG GTGGATAATCAAATTCGTAATACTACGTTCCCAGTGATTTTGTACTCAAATTTGCAAAAGAGTATCATTAAATATGCAGGCAATCATAAATTGAAGCACTGTATAGAATTTACATGTTTGAAACAAAGGAAACTAAATTACAACGTTTACAA GAATATTTGTGTCATAGTTAGAGAATTTGATCTGAATTTACAAGAgggctttcttctttctctgaTCGATTTAATTCCAAAAAAACCAGAAACTAAGTATTCTATTGCAGCAAAACTAAGAAAGGATGTTTCCACCATTCATATCTTGCCTTCCAATAAAGCTaacaat AAGACAACTGTTAAAAGGAATAATGTGATagaacatatgtatatttctcCAATCTTAATACGCTTAATATTGTTGGCTGATACAGAAAGACCTAACATTTATAACATTAGTGATATAGCAGATTATAAGAATATTGttcgatttatttttgaatattctgAGAAGGGAGGGTCTGAAAAACACGCTGAATTTCG GCTTCCATATTATGAAAGAAACTTTATCGCAATTAACACTAAAGAAATTCTGTTTGATCTATCACGATCTTACGTGGCTCAAACTATGCAACAATTTCATGTTTTGATTCGTTCCACTACAGTCTTAGGAAATCAATGTGGCTACAACTTTAGATCACCAGGagacaatttttatgaatctAATACA TTGATTTTATGTGGAGACGAAATAGCAGAAAAATTAAGTTACGAAGTGGCGTGTCAATTGGGTTATGCTACCCCTGACACCACGCAAATATCAGTCTTTAATTTTAACATTGAACCTCGTATAGTTAAG atGAAGGAACCGTGTATTCAAAATAAAGATGTTCCTCCCTTGAATCTTTCAATTCGTACTTCGTTTGCTACAGAAATTGAACTAGAAACCTGCAGCTTAGTAACTGCCTTTATTAGCA GTATTCATCAAgaagaattgaaatatttcttcaaaACTTTGGGGAAGAAAAcgtcgatattttttaatactgaAAGTTCCTCTTTAAAAGCTTATTCAAAAGTAATAGCGGATATTATAAAAAG GGCACAAGAAATAGGTCATAAGTTCATATCTCGTATACGTTTACCGCGCTATATCAATCCTTACAAG GgagttgaaatattttcgatgCATAAGGCAAAAGGAATGCATCTTCTGAGTGTAATTAATAAGAATCCAGGTATTGAAACAGACACATATTGGGCACATACTATCTTATCAAACGATGGAAAACATATAGCTCTTGTTTCATTGCA gcgattatattttattgaaaaaggTTGTACCTGGGGATCCCTAAATGTAAAATGGACTTTAGAGACTCATCAATTACTATCACCTCCAACAGTAGTTAACAATAAACTTATCTTGCATGTAAACAAG AATGAAGGTACTTTGTCACCCATGATAGATTGGTACCTGGAGAGCGAAGCAACAGACATTCTGGAGTGGCTGTGccagaaaataaatatagcgATGATCTTGAACATGGAGAACAGTATATGTTCAAAGCAAGTTGTATAA